One genomic window of Desulfatibacillum aliphaticivorans DSM 15576 includes the following:
- a CDS encoding ABC transporter ATP-binding protein — protein MVHAAKSKAKDVLLELEDVHMYFGRVAALAGVNLRVRKGEIHSIIGPNGAGKTVMMNCINGLYKPQRGNIFFDGQRVNGFAPSKRARLGIARTFQKIELFGGMTVLDNIRLGRHIHMNSGIFSGGMWIGKTKREEIESRQFIEEEIIDLLEIESIRHKTVNMLPYGLQKRVELGRALALQPRLLLLDEPLAGLNLEEVEDMARFILDINEEERWKVTCILVEHDMGVVMDISHTVFVLNFGHKIVDGPPDEVQANPEVVKAYLGEEDMYTTRR, from the coding sequence ATGGTCCATGCCGCCAAATCCAAGGCCAAGGATGTCCTTTTGGAATTGGAAGACGTGCACATGTATTTTGGCAGGGTGGCCGCCCTGGCCGGGGTGAACCTGCGGGTCCGCAAGGGAGAGATCCATTCCATAATCGGCCCCAATGGTGCGGGTAAAACCGTTATGATGAATTGTATCAACGGGTTGTATAAGCCGCAGAGGGGGAACATCTTCTTTGACGGTCAACGCGTAAACGGTTTCGCCCCTTCCAAGAGGGCGCGTCTTGGCATTGCCCGGACCTTCCAGAAAATCGAATTATTCGGCGGCATGACCGTTTTGGATAACATTCGTTTGGGAAGGCACATCCACATGAACTCCGGGATTTTTTCCGGCGGCATGTGGATCGGCAAGACAAAGAGGGAGGAAATCGAATCCCGCCAATTTATCGAGGAGGAGATCATAGACCTCCTGGAGATCGAAAGCATACGCCATAAAACGGTGAACATGCTTCCCTACGGGCTCCAGAAGCGGGTGGAGTTGGGGCGGGCCTTGGCCCTGCAGCCCCGCCTGCTGCTCCTGGACGAACCCCTGGCCGGCCTCAACCTGGAAGAAGTGGAGGACATGGCCCGGTTCATCCTGGATATCAACGAGGAGGAGCGCTGGAAGGTCACCTGCATTTTGGTGGAGCACGACATGGGGGTGGTGATGGATATTTCCCACACCGTATTTGTGCTGAATTTCGGGCACAAAATCGTGGACGGCCCCCCTGATGAAGTGCAGGCCAATCCGGAAGTGGTCAAGGCTTATCTTGGTGAAGAAGACATGTACACCACGCGGAGGTAG
- a CDS encoding AMP-binding protein: MDVNITKDLTIPKLFVAKCRQYGKSRVAMREKEFGIWIPFTWRDYYNKVKYISLGLVSLGLKPGDKVAMMGDNRPEGLWVEMAALCAGGVGVWLFQDCMSDEVKYIIEQSDTRFFVGETQEEVDKSLAIFDQCPSLEKIVWDDPKGMRNYGQDCLISLGKLMDLGKSLDEKEPSLFEQMVAQGHGDDICLLFYTSGTTALPKGVLLTHYNMLTMGANLMAVDPCKESDDFVSYLPFAWIGEQMMSVSCGLQVGYTINFPEEPDTAMENIREIGPHVMFAPPRLYEGMTRQVQVKHMDSGWIKRKMYTLASKIGYAVANLKFDKKPVPFYMKIALALANTFVLNKLKDHLGMTRLRQAYTGGAAMGPDHFRFFHALGVNLKQIYGQTEIAGIAIVHRDGDIKFDTVGTPIPGTEVKIAEDGEILCKSPSVFQGYYKNDEATEKTLLDGWLATGDKGFIDDDGHLVVFDRSKDVMTLKDGRPFSPQYLETRLKFSPYVQEAWVIGHERDYVTAVMCIDYSVVGKWADDKKLNYTSYMELSQKPDVYDLLASQVEIANQDLPEPAKIHKIINLYKVFDADDEELTRTSKLRRAFVEKRYKQIVDALYQDVDTVHMDTTITYEDGREQHIKTDLRIQKLNM, translated from the coding sequence ATGGACGTCAATATCACAAAGGATCTCACCATTCCCAAGCTGTTCGTGGCGAAGTGCAGGCAATACGGAAAAAGCCGGGTGGCCATGAGGGAAAAGGAGTTCGGCATCTGGATTCCTTTTACTTGGCGGGACTATTACAACAAAGTCAAATACATATCTCTTGGCCTGGTCAGCCTGGGGCTCAAGCCGGGGGATAAAGTGGCCATGATGGGCGACAACCGTCCGGAAGGCCTTTGGGTGGAAATGGCCGCCTTGTGCGCCGGAGGCGTTGGGGTTTGGCTGTTTCAGGATTGCATGAGCGATGAAGTCAAGTACATCATCGAGCAGTCCGACACGCGCTTTTTTGTGGGCGAAACCCAGGAGGAAGTGGATAAGAGCCTGGCTATTTTCGACCAATGCCCCAGCCTGGAAAAAATCGTCTGGGACGATCCTAAAGGCATGCGCAATTACGGGCAGGACTGCCTGATCAGCCTGGGCAAGCTCATGGACCTTGGCAAAAGCCTGGACGAAAAAGAGCCCAGTTTGTTCGAGCAAATGGTGGCCCAGGGCCACGGGGACGACATCTGCCTGCTTTTTTACACTTCCGGCACCACGGCCCTGCCCAAGGGCGTCCTCCTGACCCATTACAACATGCTGACCATGGGAGCGAACCTCATGGCCGTGGATCCGTGCAAGGAATCGGACGATTTCGTCTCCTACCTGCCTTTCGCCTGGATCGGCGAGCAAATGATGTCCGTATCCTGCGGCCTCCAGGTGGGCTATACCATCAATTTTCCGGAAGAGCCGGACACGGCCATGGAAAACATCCGGGAAATCGGCCCCCACGTTATGTTCGCGCCGCCGCGTCTGTACGAAGGCATGACCCGCCAAGTCCAGGTCAAGCACATGGACTCGGGCTGGATCAAACGCAAGATGTACACCTTGGCCAGCAAAATAGGGTATGCCGTCGCCAACCTTAAGTTCGACAAGAAGCCGGTGCCCTTTTATATGAAAATCGCCCTGGCCCTGGCCAATACATTCGTCCTGAACAAGCTCAAGGACCATTTGGGCATGACCCGCCTGCGCCAGGCCTATACTGGCGGCGCAGCCATGGGGCCGGACCATTTCCGCTTTTTCCACGCCCTGGGGGTGAACCTCAAGCAGATTTACGGACAAACGGAAATTGCGGGCATCGCCATTGTGCATCGGGACGGCGACATCAAGTTCGACACCGTGGGCACGCCCATTCCCGGTACGGAAGTAAAAATCGCTGAAGACGGCGAGATTCTCTGCAAGAGCCCCTCCGTGTTCCAGGGCTATTATAAAAATGATGAGGCCACGGAAAAGACCCTGCTGGACGGATGGCTGGCCACGGGCGACAAGGGCTTTATCGACGATGACGGCCACCTGGTGGTTTTCGACCGGTCCAAGGACGTCATGACCCTCAAGGACGGCCGGCCTTTTTCGCCCCAATACCTGGAAACCCGCCTCAAGTTCTCCCCCTACGTGCAGGAGGCCTGGGTCATCGGCCACGAGCGGGACTACGTCACCGCGGTCATGTGCATAGACTATTCCGTGGTGGGCAAGTGGGCCGACGACAAAAAGCTCAATTACACCAGCTATATGGAGCTCTCCCAAAAGCCCGATGTGTACGATCTGTTGGCTTCCCAGGTGGAAATCGCCAACCAGGACCTGCCCGAACCGGCGAAAATCCATAAAATTATCAACCTATATAAGGTGTTTGACGCGGACGATGAGGAACTGACCCGCACCAGCAAGCTCCGCAGGGCCTTTGTGGAAAAACGCTACAAGCAGATTGTGGACGCCCTGTACCAGGATGTGGACACGGTCCACATGGATACAACCATCACTTATGAGGACGGCAGAGAGCAGCATATCAAGACGGATCTCAGGATCCAAAAGCTCAATATGTAA
- a CDS encoding serine hydrolase domain-containing protein: protein MEQVARIMQKGVEEGVFPGAVLLASKGGEIVFHQAYGYTDQTHRFPATTATIYDLASLTKPLATAACIMALVEQGRLSIKDRLGALHPGFGIPEKMGLTLEQLLSHTSGFPAYRPYYEVLSQCPFEARQTRLLELLNSEPLEYAPGKGCIYSDLGYMAISLMLEEFTGAPLDRLFSQLVAAPLGIDDLFFFPFNPDKKDASPVIALDSIAPTEDCPWRKKVILGQVHDDNAWTLGGAAGHAGLFGTAHGVWRLVNGIRSALAGKAGRFFASQNTMKVFLEKKRAPGTYVLGFDTPSPSESSSGKAFSPRTVGHLGFTGTSFWADLTEDAVVTLLSNRVHPTRNNGKIRIFRPKIHNAVMAAMGFFPE, encoded by the coding sequence ATGGAACAGGTCGCCCGGATTATGCAGAAAGGCGTGGAAGAAGGCGTGTTTCCCGGGGCCGTCCTTTTAGCCTCCAAGGGCGGGGAGATCGTTTTTCATCAGGCCTATGGCTACACGGATCAGACGCATCGTTTTCCCGCAACCACGGCAACAATTTACGACCTGGCTTCCTTGACCAAGCCCCTGGCGACGGCCGCCTGCATCATGGCGCTCGTCGAGCAGGGGCGCCTTTCCATAAAGGATCGCCTGGGCGCCCTGCATCCGGGATTTGGTATTCCGGAAAAAATGGGTCTTACCCTGGAGCAGTTGCTTTCCCACACCTCCGGCTTCCCGGCATACAGGCCCTATTATGAGGTGCTGTCCCAATGTCCATTTGAGGCAAGGCAGACCCGGCTTCTTGAATTGCTGAACTCCGAACCCCTGGAATACGCTCCGGGAAAAGGCTGCATATACAGCGACTTGGGCTATATGGCAATCAGCCTGATGCTGGAGGAGTTCACGGGAGCGCCGCTGGATCGGCTGTTTTCCCAATTGGTCGCCGCCCCCCTTGGCATTGACGATCTGTTTTTTTTTCCCTTTAACCCGGATAAAAAGGACGCTTCACCGGTGATTGCATTAGACTCCATAGCTCCCACGGAGGACTGTCCGTGGAGAAAAAAGGTCATTCTCGGCCAGGTTCATGACGATAACGCCTGGACCTTGGGGGGCGCGGCCGGGCATGCAGGCCTGTTTGGAACCGCTCATGGAGTCTGGCGGCTGGTTAATGGAATAAGGAGCGCCTTGGCAGGGAAGGCGGGCCGTTTTTTCGCCTCTCAAAACACCATGAAAGTATTTTTGGAAAAAAAGCGCGCTCCCGGAACCTATGTATTGGGCTTTGACACCCCCTCTCCTTCCGAGTCAAGTTCAGGTAAAGCCTTTTCGCCCCGCACGGTGGGGCATCTTGGGTTCACCGGGACGTCTTTTTGGGCGGACCTAACGGAAGACGCAGTAGTGACGCTGCTTAGCAATCGTGTACATCCTACTAGAAATAATGGAAAAATTCGAATATTCCGACCAAAAATTCATAATGCGGTGATGGCCGCCATGGGTTTTTTCCCCGAATGA
- a CDS encoding peptidylprolyl isomerase: protein MKKLVMPALVIAMLLAWVIPGAALAEAGADDGSEKVVAVVNGASITQAELDQALMQGMLNATKGMQLSPEQAQRFKSQYSGRVLDKLIMDELLSQEIEKRKITAAPGEMAKALSEQLELQLVASGRTKKEYEESDLKAKGQTWDQFIAGIAARPEVAHMYLLEKMVKTIAPEKVKVTDAEIRKFYDDNLESRFTKPEEVRASHILFGTKDAKTAEEKEAIKKQAQEVLLKAKKPGADFAALAREYSSCPSKEKGGDLNFFTKERMVPEFSKAAFSMEVGEISSLVETQFGYHIIKVTDKTPAEVRPFESAALAIRKGLETQRVQQELMTLANGLKEKATITYPGVLPDSAAGEQKATK, encoded by the coding sequence ATGAAAAAACTTGTAATGCCTGCTTTGGTTATCGCAATGCTTCTGGCCTGGGTCATTCCTGGGGCGGCTCTTGCCGAGGCCGGCGCGGACGATGGATCGGAAAAGGTGGTCGCCGTGGTTAACGGCGCATCCATCACACAGGCCGAGTTGGATCAAGCTCTGATGCAGGGCATGTTAAACGCTACGAAAGGGATGCAACTGAGTCCTGAGCAGGCGCAGCGTTTCAAAAGCCAGTATTCCGGCAGGGTTTTGGACAAACTGATTATGGACGAACTCCTTAGTCAGGAAATCGAAAAACGGAAGATCACGGCCGCCCCCGGAGAGATGGCCAAAGCCCTTAGCGAACAGCTTGAATTGCAATTAGTGGCTTCGGGTAGAACCAAAAAGGAATATGAAGAAAGCGACCTTAAGGCCAAAGGCCAGACCTGGGATCAGTTTATTGCGGGCATCGCCGCAAGACCTGAAGTCGCTCATATGTATCTCCTGGAAAAAATGGTAAAAACGATAGCTCCTGAAAAAGTGAAAGTCACTGACGCGGAAATCCGCAAATTCTATGACGACAACCTGGAAAGCCGCTTCACCAAGCCTGAGGAGGTTCGCGCCAGCCACATCCTGTTTGGAACAAAGGATGCGAAAACCGCGGAGGAAAAGGAAGCCATTAAGAAACAGGCTCAGGAAGTCCTTTTGAAAGCCAAGAAGCCCGGAGCGGATTTTGCCGCTCTGGCCCGGGAATACTCCTCCTGTCCGTCCAAAGAAAAGGGCGGGGACTTGAATTTTTTCACAAAAGAGCGCATGGTGCCCGAGTTTTCCAAGGCTGCTTTTTCCATGGAAGTGGGGGAAATCAGCAGCTTGGTGGAAACGCAATTCGGTTACCATATTATAAAGGTGACCGATAAAACCCCGGCTGAGGTCAGGCCTTTTGAATCCGCGGCGCTGGCAATCAGAAAGGGTTTGGAAACCCAAAGGGTGCAGCAGGAGTTGATGACCCTGGCCAACGGGTTGAAGGAAAAGGCGACCATCACCTACCCCGGCGTTTTGCCCGACTCCGCAGCAGGCGAACAAAAGGCAACCAAATAG
- a CDS encoding PilZ domain-containing protein — protein MSQPKIVYVNSDDTAVFVCPNCGSSKTASVARFKNQRGAIKVRCACKEVYRIQLEFRRSWRKPTELNGLYTKVGDETIGGRMVVKNISQGGVGFLTKSKNRLQIGDVINLKFNLDDAEKSQIRKRAEVRVVEDHYTGCQFTDMAGTYDKALGFYLKR, from the coding sequence ATGTCGCAACCCAAAATTGTGTATGTAAATTCCGATGATACGGCAGTCTTTGTCTGCCCCAATTGCGGGTCTTCGAAAACCGCTTCCGTCGCCAGATTTAAAAATCAGCGGGGCGCCATTAAAGTCCGTTGCGCCTGTAAAGAGGTGTATCGCATCCAGTTGGAGTTCCGTAGATCCTGGAGAAAGCCTACGGAGCTTAACGGCTTGTATACCAAAGTCGGGGACGAAACCATCGGCGGGCGCATGGTGGTTAAAAACATCTCGCAAGGGGGGGTGGGCTTCCTCACCAAAAGCAAAAACCGGCTGCAGATCGGCGACGTGATCAATCTGAAATTCAATCTGGATGATGCGGAAAAATCGCAAATCAGAAAAAGAGCCGAAGTCCGGGTAGTGGAGGACCATTACACCGGCTGCCAATTCACGGATATGGCGGGAACTTACGACAAGGCTCTCGGCTTTTACCTCAAACGCTGA
- a CDS encoding branched-chain amino acid ABC transporter permease — protein MSSVWLPCGDYHENYSQDQGWWQTSLIRFKMISLLAFVFVGCPWALPEEWHWIAYVLAAVGAVLFLVKIIADPPNLNGEWVLYPFVFALFLLYRLPDYYLSVMVMIGYYGMGALGVQLLIGYTGLITLGHAAFIAVGAYVSALMVLYFHWPQFILDAGLAYPISIVVAGVFAGLWSVLFGLPSAKVKGFYLILTTMAAQFITVDFILTQYVAQIGGRGQAFSLPPGTIKVGPWVIDSDVKIYFMMAVILTLMVAFVANLFRSRVGRAWVAIRDNDIAAETMGINIVQYKLLAFFVAGFLGGVTGAFWLSNTAALSPEHFPWFLSLWLVGVILIGGVGSIHGAILGALFMVILTESLQWSVIPLTDYYDEVGETLNPGQLKNLLDWLVPKLLMDFAYIKDMVFGLAICAFLIFEPNGLSYRWWQTKNYFNLWPFSY, from the coding sequence ATGTCCTCAGTCTGGTTACCATGCGGCGATTATCACGAGAATTATTCCCAGGATCAGGGTTGGTGGCAAACATCCCTCATCCGATTCAAAATGATTTCCCTGCTGGCATTTGTCTTTGTCGGGTGCCCGTGGGCTCTGCCGGAAGAATGGCATTGGATCGCCTATGTCCTTGCGGCTGTGGGAGCGGTTTTGTTCCTGGTGAAGATCATTGCCGACCCGCCCAACCTAAACGGGGAGTGGGTGTTGTATCCCTTTGTGTTTGCGCTCTTTTTACTGTACCGCCTGCCTGACTATTATTTAAGCGTCATGGTGATGATCGGGTATTACGGCATGGGCGCCCTGGGCGTGCAACTGCTCATCGGATACACGGGGCTGATTACCTTGGGGCACGCAGCTTTCATCGCCGTGGGGGCCTATGTCAGCGCCCTCATGGTTCTGTATTTCCATTGGCCCCAATTCATCCTGGACGCCGGCCTGGCCTACCCCATCTCCATCGTCGTGGCAGGCGTGTTCGCCGGATTATGGAGCGTGCTTTTCGGCCTGCCGTCAGCCAAAGTGAAGGGCTTTTATCTGATCCTGACCACCATGGCCGCTCAGTTCATTACCGTGGATTTCATCCTGACCCAGTATGTGGCCCAGATCGGTGGGCGCGGGCAGGCCTTTTCCCTGCCTCCCGGCACCATCAAGGTGGGCCCCTGGGTGATCGACAGCGACGTGAAAATCTACTTTATGATGGCGGTTATTTTGACCCTGATGGTGGCTTTTGTCGCCAACCTGTTCCGGTCTCGAGTAGGCAGGGCCTGGGTGGCCATCCGGGATAACGACATCGCCGCGGAAACCATGGGGATCAATATTGTCCAGTACAAGCTGCTGGCCTTTTTCGTGGCCGGCTTTCTGGGCGGCGTAACCGGGGCTTTCTGGCTGTCCAACACGGCCGCCCTGTCTCCCGAACATTTTCCCTGGTTTTTGTCCCTGTGGCTGGTGGGCGTGATTTTAATCGGGGGCGTGGGCTCCATCCATGGCGCCATACTGGGCGCCTTGTTCATGGTGATTCTCACGGAAAGCCTGCAATGGAGCGTCATCCCCCTGACCGATTATTACGATGAGGTGGGGGAAACATTGAATCCCGGGCAGTTGAAGAATTTACTGGACTGGCTGGTCCCCAAACTGCTGATGGACTTTGCGTACATCAAGGACATGGTCTTTGGCCTGGCCATTTGCGCCTTTTTGATATTTGAGCCCAACGGGTTGTCCTACCGTTGGTGGCAAACCAAGAATTATTTCAATCTTTGGCCGTTTTCCTACTAA
- a CDS encoding RNA polymerase sigma factor, with protein sequence MGTRFDKDLDLAQRVCRELAKGNNKAILELYSLYQNLFFRFAMRRLFSPTQDKAERILSDFWLELLNRKALGSYAGKASLSTYLLVILNRRILDHNARFAKRRERFVQEPNIDNNSGLQESPEETLIRSQREKVLALALASLDDISPRDARLIRMHLAGLNYEQMAERELQGEKFTKEELHKKTNALKKQFSRPGTGSLAKFKTVLTRALNKCGLTREDLLE encoded by the coding sequence ATGGGAACACGGTTTGATAAGGATCTGGATCTGGCGCAGCGGGTATGCCGGGAACTGGCCAAAGGCAACAACAAGGCCATCCTTGAGCTATACTCGTTGTACCAGAACCTTTTTTTCCGTTTCGCCATGCGCCGCCTGTTTTCCCCCACGCAGGATAAAGCCGAAAGAATCCTGAGCGATTTCTGGCTGGAACTGCTGAACCGCAAGGCGCTTGGAAGCTACGCAGGAAAGGCCTCTCTCTCAACCTATCTGTTGGTGATCCTCAACCGAAGAATCCTCGACCACAACGCACGCTTTGCAAAAAGGCGCGAACGCTTTGTGCAGGAGCCCAATATTGACAACAATTCCGGGCTGCAGGAAAGCCCGGAAGAAACCCTGATCCGCAGCCAAAGGGAAAAGGTCCTGGCCCTGGCCCTGGCGTCCCTGGATGACATTTCTCCCCGGGACGCCCGCCTGATTCGCATGCACCTGGCCGGGCTTAATTACGAGCAAATGGCTGAAAGGGAATTGCAAGGGGAGAAATTCACCAAGGAAGAACTGCACAAAAAAACAAATGCCTTGAAAAAACAGTTTTCGCGCCCCGGAACCGGATCTCTCGCCAAGTTCAAAACGGTTCTCACCCGGGCATTGAATAAATGCGGGCTCACCCGGGAAGACCTGCTTGAATAG
- a CDS encoding S66 peptidase family protein, producing the protein MPIFPDSLKPLEPGDVVGVAAPASCFDADLFEKGLEALRGCGFEVRVPKPAYLRQGYLAGSDQERARAFMELWEDPEVKAVLCARGGYGVLRILPLLDFDRLARTSKVFVGYSDITGLMQALMERCGLPVFHGPVITGLGRNPAHAKSLARRLSGEWPSEWGLEDPYIITPGSAAGLLAGGNLATLCHLAGTPFQPDFAGKIVFLEDVGEAPYRIDRMLTHLRLCGMLNGMSGILLGSFYNCGEDGEIRRVLADRLGGLGVPVLGGFPAGHGPENKTFPMGTPVKLDADQASLTFRNP; encoded by the coding sequence ATGCCCATTTTCCCTGACTCCTTAAAACCGCTTGAACCGGGAGACGTTGTAGGCGTTGCAGCGCCCGCATCGTGCTTCGACGCGGACCTGTTTGAAAAGGGCCTGGAGGCTCTTCGGGGCTGCGGTTTTGAAGTGCGCGTTCCAAAACCCGCCTATTTGCGTCAGGGGTACCTGGCCGGGTCGGATCAAGAGCGGGCCCGGGCCTTTATGGAATTATGGGAAGATCCGGAGGTCAAGGCCGTCCTATGCGCCCGGGGCGGGTACGGCGTCCTGCGCATTCTCCCCCTCCTGGATTTTGACCGGTTGGCGCGCACCTCCAAGGTTTTTGTGGGGTATTCAGACATTACCGGGCTTATGCAGGCCTTGATGGAACGGTGCGGCCTGCCCGTGTTTCACGGCCCGGTCATTACCGGATTGGGGCGAAATCCGGCCCATGCCAAATCCCTGGCCCGGCGCCTGTCAGGAGAATGGCCCTCCGAATGGGGCCTTGAAGACCCTTACATAATTACCCCGGGCTCGGCGGCGGGTCTTTTGGCCGGAGGCAATCTGGCCACCCTGTGCCACTTGGCGGGAACGCCTTTTCAGCCGGATTTTGCGGGCAAAATCGTTTTTTTGGAAGACGTGGGCGAAGCCCCTTACCGGATCGACCGCATGCTGACCCATTTGCGTCTGTGCGGCATGCTGAACGGGATGAGTGGAATTTTATTGGGATCCTTTTACAATTGCGGTGAAGACGGGGAGATCCGGCGGGTGCTGGCGGACCGCCTGGGCGGTCTGGGCGTCCCGGTTTTGGGCGGGTTTCCAGCCGGCCACGGACCGGAAAACAAGACCTTCCCCATGGGAACGCCCGTGAAACTGGATGCCGATCAAGCCAGTCTGACCTTTAGGAACCCCTGA
- a CDS encoding branched-chain amino acid ABC transporter permease — METFVIALITGILVGGIYALVALGWVIIYKCSGVLNLAMGELTLIGAYVTLSFYTAGVPFIPAVLLTLVVGAALGYLTERIFLDKLIGEPILAVIMVTVGLSFFLKGLVEFLWGTDTRVFTPPVFSIEPITLSFLKISPVYLWSFILSIVLLVLLVSFFKFTSWGLSMQATADDETAALSLGVSARFVYAASWAIAFMSAGVGGALLGNINGINISVGHLGLLVLPAVVLGGLNSIPGAIVGGITIGVLQNLAGTYLDVYFPGGVKEIVPFVFMTVFLLFKPYGLWGWERIERV, encoded by the coding sequence ATGGAAACCTTTGTGATTGCATTGATCACCGGAATTCTTGTTGGAGGCATCTACGCCCTGGTGGCCCTTGGATGGGTAATTATCTACAAGTGCTCCGGGGTGCTGAACCTGGCCATGGGGGAGCTTACGCTCATAGGGGCGTATGTCACCCTTTCCTTTTATACGGCGGGCGTGCCGTTCATCCCCGCCGTTCTGCTGACCCTGGTGGTGGGCGCCGCCCTTGGCTATCTCACGGAGCGCATCTTTTTGGATAAGCTGATAGGCGAGCCCATCCTGGCCGTCATTATGGTGACCGTGGGGCTTTCCTTTTTTCTCAAAGGGCTGGTGGAATTTTTGTGGGGCACGGACACCCGGGTGTTCACGCCCCCGGTTTTCAGCATCGAACCCATTACCCTGAGCTTTTTAAAGATCAGCCCCGTGTATTTGTGGTCGTTCATTCTTTCCATTGTCCTGCTTGTTTTGTTGGTGTCTTTCTTTAAGTTCACCAGTTGGGGGCTTTCCATGCAGGCCACGGCGGACGATGAAACCGCGGCCCTTTCCCTGGGCGTGTCGGCCCGGTTCGTGTACGCGGCTTCCTGGGCCATCGCTTTTATGAGCGCGGGCGTGGGCGGGGCGCTGCTGGGCAATATCAACGGCATCAATATTTCGGTGGGCCATTTGGGGCTCCTGGTTTTGCCGGCTGTTGTGCTGGGAGGCTTGAACTCCATCCCCGGCGCCATTGTGGGCGGCATAACCATCGGCGTGCTCCAGAATTTGGCGGGGACCTATCTGGACGTTTATTTTCCCGGCGGAGTCAAGGAAATCGTTCCCTTTGTGTTTATGACGGTTTTCCTCTTGTTCAAGCCTTATGGATTGTGGGGCTGGGAAAGAATTGAACGGGTTTAG
- a CDS encoding exodeoxyribonuclease III codes for MLKFVSWNVNGIRAVEKKGFTDMVKDFNADILAIQETRALKEQLSEDLINIADYTSYWFSAEKKGYSGVSVYTKQTPLDVMYGMDSPEHDAEGRVITLEYDDFYLMNVYFPNAQPKLVRLDWKLGFNQTLHKFANALGEKKSVVLCGDYNVAHKPIDLANPKQNEQNPGYSPEERAWMDEFIGSGYVDAFRMFNQEPDNYTWWSYRFNARAKNIGWRIDYFCVDEKSKGRVKNAEILNEVMGSDHCPVSLDFE; via the coding sequence ATGCTAAAATTTGTATCCTGGAATGTCAACGGCATACGTGCCGTGGAAAAAAAAGGCTTTACCGACATGGTCAAGGATTTTAACGCGGATATCCTTGCCATTCAAGAGACTCGGGCGCTTAAGGAGCAGTTGTCAGAGGATCTTATAAACATTGCGGATTATACATCCTATTGGTTTTCGGCGGAAAAAAAAGGGTACTCCGGCGTTAGCGTTTACACAAAACAAACGCCGCTGGACGTGATGTACGGTATGGACAGCCCGGAGCACGACGCCGAAGGCCGAGTCATCACCCTGGAGTATGACGACTTTTATCTGATGAATGTCTATTTCCCCAACGCACAGCCCAAACTGGTGCGCCTGGACTGGAAACTGGGCTTTAACCAGACCCTCCATAAATTCGCCAACGCCCTGGGCGAAAAGAAATCCGTGGTTTTGTGCGGGGATTATAATGTGGCGCACAAGCCCATCGACCTGGCCAATCCCAAGCAAAACGAGCAAAACCCCGGATACTCGCCGGAAGAAAGGGCCTGGATGGACGAGTTTATCGGCTCCGGGTACGTGGACGCCTTTCGCATGTTCAACCAGGAGCCGGATAATTATACGTGGTGGAGCTACCGCTTCAACGCCAGGGCCAAGAACATTGGCTGGAGAATCGACTATTTCTGCGTGGATGAAAAAAGCAAAGGCAGGGTAAAGAATGCGGAGATTCTGAATGAGGTCATGGGATCCGACCATTGCCCCGTCAGCCTGGACTTTGAATAA